In one Rhopalosiphum padi isolate XX-2018 chromosome 3, ASM2088224v1, whole genome shotgun sequence genomic region, the following are encoded:
- the LOC132925586 gene encoding elongin-C-like produces MVDSCLGPNSVYVKLISNDGRIFIVKLEYALISATIKAMLQGPGKFSETECNEINFKNIPSHILYHICLYFIYKYCYDNCTVSSSFDVPPFNTNPNMAVALMMAANFLDC; encoded by the exons ATGGTTGATAGTTGCCTCGGTCCAAATTCCGTGTACGTGAAATTGATCTCGAACGACGGTAGAATATTCATTGTGAAACTCGAGTACGCCTTGATATCTGCTACTATAAAGGCTATGTTGCAAGGCCCTGGAAAATTCTCTGAAACCGAGTGTAACGAAatcaattttaagaatattcc CTCCCACATCCTGTATCATATCTGCTTGTATTTCATCTACAAATATTGTTACGATAACTGTACAGTCTCTAGTTCGTTTGATGTACCACCGTTCAATACAAACCCAAACATGGCTGTGGCTCTAATGATGGCAGCAAACTTTTTGGATTGCTAA
- the LOC132924852 gene encoding ubiquitin recognition factor in ER-associated degradation protein 1-like: protein MFSLSLFNDILRPFNTTYRCWSVSMLPGTEREDVERGGKIIMPPSALDILTRLNINYPMLFKLTNKRSNRQTHCGVLEFIADEEKIYIPYWMMKNLLLDEGDIVQVESVSLEVATFSKFQPQNSEFLDITNPKAVLENCLRNFACLTTGDVIAIKYNQKVYEMCVLETKPGNAVSIIECDMNVEFAAPVGYQEPKHEKKPAAEEMMVDPADLMPEPTGFIAFKGSGNRLDGKKKKENPDDQLNQFKAAYQRGIPDYNYSIGTIQFLRNIRPVNNDNENENQEGFKPFAGSGSVLKTKKKKK, encoded by the exons ATG ttttCCCTGAGTTTATTCAATGACATACTCCGACCATTCAACACGACATACAGATGCTGGTCAGTGTCGATGCTCCCTGGTACCGAACGAGAAGACGTTGAACGTGGTGGAAAAA TTATAATGCCCCCGTCAGCTCTGGATATATTGACTCGGTTAAATATCAACTACCCGATGTTGTTCAAGCTAACTAACAAAAGAAGCAACAGACAAACTCATTGTGGTGTATTGGAATTCATTGCAgatgaagaaaaaatatatattccttattgg atgatGAAAAACTTATTGCTAGACGAAGGAGATATAGTGCAAGTCGAAAGTGTTTCATTAGAAGTAGCTACCTTCTCAAAGTTCCAACCTCAAAACTCTGAATTCTTGGATATTACTAATCCAAAGGCCGTTTTAGAAAATTGTTTGCGCAATTTTGCTTGTTTGACTACTGGTGACGTAATAGCCATAAAATACAACCAAAAAGTTTATGAAATGTGTGTGTTAGAAACCAAGCCGGGTAACGCTGTTAGTATCATTGAATGTGATATGAATGTTGAGTTTGCTGCACCAGTTGGTTACCAAGAAcctaaacatgaaaaaaaaccaGCTGCAGAAGAGATGATGGTGGATCCTGCTGATTTAATGCCAGAACCAACAGGTTTCATAGCATTTAAAGGTTCAGGCAATCGATTAGAtggtaaaaaaaagaaagaaaatccTGACGATCAATTGAATCAGTTTAAAGCAGCATACCAAAGAGGTATTCCAGATTATAATTATTCCATTGGAACTATACAGTTCTTAAGGAATATTCGTCCTGTGAATAATGACAATgag AATGAAAATCAAGAAGGATTCAAGCCATTTGCAGGTTCTGGATCAgtattgaaaactaaaaaaaaaaagaaataa
- the LOC132927469 gene encoding uncharacterized protein LOC132927469, whose translation MQFEEGKNNEILKKRQEYLEKTKNAIMMFHTAIESPKLKRKPRMKKSSAHGGSFSSSEEENKCPKKSKKSGQSDNSTKKKKVNIKCRKEICASTRSTSTNVPVLKKKVW comes from the exons ATGCAATTCGAAGaaggaaaaaataatgaaattttaaaaaaacgccAAGAATATTTAGAGAAAACAAAAAATGCAATTATGATGTTTCATACAGCTATAGAAAGTCCTAAACTTAAAAGAAAACCTCGTATGAAAAAGAGTTCAGCTCATGGTGGAAGTTTTTCTTCTTCTGAGGAAGAAAATAAATGtcctaaaaaatcaaaaaaaag TGGGCAATCTGATAAtagtacaaagaaaaaaaaagtaaatataaaatgcagaAAAGAAATATGTGCTTCAACTCGATCTACTTCTACTAATGTaccagtattaaaaaaaaaagtttggtaa
- the LOC132924853 gene encoding ribonuclease P protein subunit p30-like: MKTPCGYCDLRVESVNGDIIDAFIRHGYALIAVNTTVNCSLLSNGSLNKKKRKFAESNDENDEEKDWVPTPKLINENDSKLTILNRLTIQISNIGQLQKILGSQNFKLYNILAVEPLNDKVLQDIVTSPSIDIITCNMKTSITPKDYTIAVEKNIYFEIFYGPMLFNSNTRQDTFTLAHLLYIKGKSKNLIITSGAANKLDIRNPHDVMNLGILLGLSRKQSSQSITQRCYSTILKSYGRKLGKSAIHLKPVNQ, encoded by the exons atgaaaacacctTGTGGATACTGTGACTTACGCGTCGAGAGTGTCAACGGCGACATTATTGATGCATTTATTAGAC ATGGGTATGCTTTGATTGCTGTAAACACTACAGTGAATTGTTCATTACTAAGCAATGgtagtttgaataaaaaaaaaagaaaatttgcaGAAAGTAATGATGAAAATGACGAAGAAAAAGACTGGGTACCTACACCTAAGTTAATTAAT gaAAATGATTCCAAATTGACCATTCTAAATCgattaacaatacaaatatccAATATTGGACAATTGCAAAAAATT ttgggttctcaaaatttcaaattatataatattcttgcaGTAGAACCATTAAATGATAAAGTTTTACAG gACATAGTGACTTCTCCATCAATTGATATAATAACTTGTAATATGAAAACATCTATTACTCCAAAGGACTATACAATCgctgttgaaaaaaatatttatttcgaaatattttatGGTCCAATGTTATTTAATTCTAATACACGTCAAGATACTTTTACTTTAGCTCATCTGCTTTATATTAAAGGAAAAtcgaaa AACTTAATAATTACAAGTGGAGCAGCTAATAAACTAGACATACGCAATCCTCATGATGTGATGAATTT AGGTATTTTACTAGGTCTTTCAAGAAAACAGTCATCACAATCAATTACTCAAAGATGTTattcaactattttaaaaagCT ATGGTCGAAAATTAGGAAAATCTGCTATACATTTGAAACCAGTGAACCAGTAA
- the LOC132927468 gene encoding RNA polymerase-associated protein CTR9 homolog, which produces MANSIEIPIKDMDKIIEIQTSQLPDPNELHNILKNEHSELHIWVNLALEYYKKGNSVAFVKLLESSRSNSCLKYKDSDKDQMRALDMLAAYYVQTANREKNKEKRIKLFARATELYTTGDKILMDDVNHLLGRAFFCLLDDNKIDQANAQFNFILSQSLNNIPAQLGKACIAFNRKDYKRSLEYYKNVLRSNPNCPADVRLGLAHCFLKLGNIEKACSSFERTLELDPKCMGALVGLAIMKLNSECYSDIKIGITLMSEAYKIDPTNPSVLNHLSNHFFFKKNYKKSQNLAIHALQNTEYDAIKAESCYYIARSYHAENNYERAFQYYYQATQLAPITFVLPHYGLGQMYIHGGDIENAAQCFEKVLKTEPESNESMKILASLYADSNNQQKRDIAKNYLKKIIKYNPDDLEAWIEFAKILEPSDLEESLSAYNTAINLLRKNQNNTIPPEILNNVAALNYRLGNLDQSLSQLEESLSLSKKMATTNQEHYTSIVVTTSYNLARVLEAQSQFQKAEIYYKNILKEHPNYIDCYLRLGCMSRDRNQIYEASDWLKEALRFDNDNPNALSLLGNLHLSKNEWGPGQKKFEHILKNPSTLNDSYALIALGNVWLHTLYQQNKNKDQQKKHQALAMQFYTKVLRYDPKNIWATNGVGCVLAHQNYINEAGDIFAQVREVTTNFPDVWLNIAHLFIEQKQYISGIQMYEQCIKTFYKYDNVDVLQYLGRAYYLAEKFKEAKVVFSKARRVAPQDTVIIYNLALTLQKLAVQVLKDKQSNLKIVLQAVRELGLSRTYFQYLSIHGDHVQYDLKLAGIEANRCQDLMNQADYHVKRARQKDIEEREIRQKREKELELLIVKQNEDKANEMQFEEGKKNEILKKRQEYLEKTKNAIMMFHTAIESPKLKRKPRMKKSSAHGGSFSSEEEENKCPKKSKKSGQSDNSTKKKKVNIKCRKEICASTRSTSTNVPVLKKKSLSNSNKKVCTLSKQKLRIVSKEFISTSEENSSEDEEIKK; this is translated from the exons ATGGCTAACTCAATCGAAATACCGATAAAGGACATGGACAAG attattgaAATACAAACAAGCCAGCTGCCAGATCCTAACGAGctccataatattttaaaaaatgaacattCAGAATTACATATATGGGTCAATTTAGCa ctggaatattataaaaaaggcaATTCAGTTGCTTTTGTTAAGTTATTGGAATCGTCACGGAGTAATTCATGTTTGAAATATAAAGACAGCGATAAAGACCAAATGAGAGCTTTAGATATGTTAGCAGCCTATTATGTACAAACAGCCAAccgagaaaaaaataaagaaaaacgtATCAAACTCTTTGCTCGGGCAACTGAATTATATACAACaggagataaaatattaatggatGATGTG AATCATTTATTGGGTCGTGCTTTTTTCTGTTTACTGgatgataataaaattgacCAGGCCAATGcacaattcaattttatattgagCCAATCATTGAATAATATACCAGCTCAACTAGGCAAAGCGTGTATTGCATTTAATAGGAAGGATTACAAAAGGTCCTtagagtattataaaaatgtattgcgcTCTAACCCCAATTGTCCAGCTGATGTAAGATTAGGTTTGGCACATTGTTTCTTAAAACTAGGAAACATAGAAAAAGCATGTTCATCGTTTGAACGTACTTTGGAATTAGACCCTAAATGTATGGGTGCATTAGTGGGTCTTGCTATCATGAAATTGAATAGTGAATGTTATAGTGACATAAAAATTGGTATAACTTTGATGTCTGAAGCTTATAAAATTGATCCAACAAATCCAtcggttttaaatcatttatcgaatcattttttctttaagaaaaattataaaaaatctcaaaatcTAGCTATTCATGCATTACAAAACACAGAATATGATGCTATAAAAGCGGAGAGTTGTTATTATATAGCTAGATCATATCATGCagag aataattatgaaCGAGCATTTCAATACTATTATCAAGCCACTCAGTTAGCACCTATAACATTTGTACTTCCACATTATGGTCTTGGTCAAATGTATATTCATGGAGGTGatatagaaaat GCTGCTcaatgttttgaaaaagttcTTAAAACTGAACCGGAAAGTAATGAATCTATGAAAATCCTTGCATCATTATATGCTGATTCAAATAATCAACAGAAACGAGATAttgcaaaaaattatttaaaaaag ATTATCAAATACAATCCTGATGATTTAGAGGCTTGGATTGAATTTGCTAAGATTTTAGAACCGTCTGATTTAGAAGAATCTTTATCTGCATATAATACAGCTATAAATTTACTGCGCAAAAATCAGAATAATACAATTCCACctgaaatacttaataatgttGCAGCTTTAAATTACAG GTTAGGAAATTTGGATCAATCTCTTTCTCAACTAGAAGAATCTTTAAGTTTGTCAAAAAAAATGGCTACAACTAACCAGGAACATTATACTTCTATAGTTGTTACAACTAGTTACAATTTGGCAAGGGTTTTGGAAGCACAATCTCAATTTCAGAAagctgaaatatattataaaaacatcttAAAAGAGCATCCTAATTACATTGATT GTTATTTACGTTTGGGATGTATGTCTCGAGATCGTAACCAAATTTATGAAGCTTCTGATTGGTTAAAAGAAGCATTGCGTTTTGATAATGATAATCCTAATGCCTTGTCATTACTTGGAAACTTACATTTATCTAAAAATGAATGGGGTCCTGgtcaaaaaaaatttgaacatattttaaag aacccATCAACATTAAATGATTCATATGCGTTGATTGCTTTGGGAAATGTTTGGTTGCATACTTTATACCAACAGAATAAAAATAAGGACCAACAAAAGAAACATCAGGCTTTAGCTATGCAGTTTTATACTAAAGTCTTGAGATATGATCCAAAAAATATTTGGGCTACTAATGGAGTtg GTTGTGTTTTGGCTCACCAGAATTATATAAACGAGGCTGGTGATATATTTGCTCAAGTGAGGGAAGTTACTACCAACTTTCCCGACGTCTGGTTGAATATTGCACATTTATTCAttgaacaaaaacaatatattagtgGCATTCAAATG tatgaacaatgtataaaaacattttataagtatGATAATGTTGATGTTTTACAATATCTTGGACGAGCATATTACTTGGCTGAAAAATTTAAAGAAGCAAAAGTTGTATTTTCAAAA gCTCGTAGAGTTGCTCCTCAAGATactgttataatttacaatctcGCTTTGACTCTACAAAAACTAGCAGTTCAAGTACTGAAGGACAAACAatctaatttgaaaattgtacttCAAGCTGTGCGTGAACTTGGATTATCAcgaac aTATTTCCAATATTTATCTATTCATGGTGATCATGTGCAATATGACTTAAAATTGGCTGGTATTGAAGCTAATCGTTGTCAAGATTTAATGAATCAAGCTGATTATCATGTGAAACGAGCACGTCAGAAGGACATCGAAGAACGTGAAATTCGTCAAAAACGAGAAAAAGAACTGGAATTACTCATAGTCAAACAAAATGAAGACAAAGCAAATGAAATGCAATTCGAAGAAGGAAAAaagaatgaaattttaaaaaaacgccAAGAATATTTAGAGAAAACAAAAAATGCAATTATGATGTTTCATACAGCTATAGAAAGCCCTAAACTTAAAAGAAAACCTCGTATGAAAAAGAGTTCAGCTCACGGTGGAAGTTTTTCTTCTGAAGAGGAAGAAAATAAATGtcctaaaaaatcaaaaaaaag TGGGCAATCTGATAAtagtacaaagaaaaaaaaagtaaatataaaatgcagaAAAGAAATATGTGCTTCAACTCGATCTACTTCTACTAATGTaccagtattaaaaaaaaaaagtttg TCCAACAGCAATAAAAAAGTATGCACGTTATCAAAACAAAAACTTAGAATTGTTTCCAAAGAATTCATATCAACTAGCGAGGAAAACAGTAGTGAAGAtgaggaaataaaaaaataa